Below is a genomic region from Venturia canescens isolate UGA chromosome 1, ASM1945775v1, whole genome shotgun sequence.
aaaaattttttataatgtcctgattttttgattttcattttattcaaaatttttcatttagccattgtacaaatattttttcatggtcagAAGTATTCAAAGGAATCATGAGAATGATTATTCatgtattttcaaattctctgaCATTAACAATGGTAATACATTTTACAACTAAAAAGTGATTGGCAAAACAAATTGtcttatcgtttttttataatacaAGATTATGAAAAGCGGTAAATTTGAAGAGGGCCCTCACACTCCGACAGGAATGAATAGGGAGTTGATAAAACATTTTCTTCAGCATTCACCCTCTGGACTcagtttatgaaaattttctggGAATCAATGATAGTAATCTAAACAAATGAGTACGAGCATAAATTTTGCTCAAATTTcccatgaaatttttcaattttgtaaaaataaatgtcttatttcaaatgaatacagAGTTGTgttgaaaacaaatatttagTTAGATTAAGGAAGACTACGGTTCCCACCTTTAACAAAACCTTGATTGTcagaaaaatttatcaacaataataaaagtTGACCGATATGAGTTTTGTTGAGTCTAAAACTTGTCACATATGCAAGAGTTTTCCATTTGGATATTATACATTATCAACATAgacaaatttaattatttgtgTGActtgtatacattttttaaattgtatccaATCTGACCTTTGATCAAAactgaatattaaaaatatgataaacCAGTTTggagttttttattatttgaaatctTACCTGCAGTCCGCAAACACAAAATTCCATTATaagatacattttttccttttcatcaTTGTAAAGCACATCAATTAATTGAACAACATTTTTGTGCTTCAATCTTCTCAGTAATTGTATTTCCCtgtaaaagaagaaaaacatcTGTAGCTTGAAAACAGttaggaagaaaaataaagtttgacaAATGCTGAAAAGGCAAAAAAATATGTTATCATCGTAGCAAGGAGAAACACAAAGTACAAGAGTATACCGCTGTACGTTCTGTTCTCCATTTGGTATCCTGCGtaatttcttcttcttcaatattttaacAGCTCTGCGACAGAGCGTCTCTGAGTCAAGAACCTCTTTAACTTTTCCATAACTACCTTCGCCCAGTACATCGCCCATTACGTATTTACCGATGAGCttgcatcgtttttttttctcctcgtataTAATCTGATCAGAATCGACTCTATGGAAGAACATGTTGATGTCGTCGAGATCATAATTGGGCTCGTCGTTGATCCAAGAAACAGGCTCAATTTCATTAAATATCTCATTGTTTATCTCGTCCTCGTCCGGGTCGCATATGTTTATTCTATTGTCCATTTCTATCTCGATATTTCCTTCTGAATCGTTCGTCCTTTCCCCCCAACTACCAACAAATCACTTTAATTGATAATTGCTACCTAAGCATTGggaaaaattctcaatttaTTTAACCTATAATACGACCGGCACCGGACATTctcttatttttatgtttttttacgCTAAGCTTTTATTTCTACTACCGCACCTAACGTACATTAACCACACTACACACCCTACACCACAGTACCACACTATCAGCGATATATTACTCGGTCGCTTTGGCTTTGAgttccccctttttttttgttaattttatttctttctttctctctaatTCTCTACGTGTTTTGTAGTAGTGTGGTAAAAATATACTGTCAAACTAGTATATGACTATGTACACTGTTGAGTCCATTTTTCCTATGGGAACATAGTACAATGTTCGTGTGTCGTGTCGTCGTGTGACGTTCACGATAGATCTATGTGTTTGATGGCTTCTTTCTCGACAATTGACCGGGAGGCTGCTGTCACGTGGTTACGagacaacaacaataataggCTTCCTTCGTTTATCGAGCTAAAATTTACTCATGACACCTTCGATTTTCTCAAATGCTTAGAAATTAGGTCaagattttgaataaatactgAATTACGTTGGGTGTTCGGTGTCTGAACGCACGtgtgtttttcattttgtttacaCGGTAGCCAAGCAATTGCGTATATTATCTAATTTATAGGTTATGTTTCGCGGGCTCCAAGACGAGGAGTGATTTTGGTACGATCGCTATAAGATTTTATAAATATGCcttgagaaaaattcaatttgataTGGATATGGATGAAAATCACGTGGATGTAAAGTGTTTCACTGTGTATGATAAATTCTATTGCAATCTCTGATGTTAAAGACTTGGTACTTGGGCGAAACTGCACAAAATTCAATGATTTATTCAGCTTCAATCACGGTATTATGCATCCTCTACTGAAAgttaatgcaaaaaaaatttttttcgtaaccaAAAGTTTTCTATATTTCATCAGCGTAATTGTGCTCTAGTCAGGTTTGAAAAGTAATTCATCTGACCATGTATGAGAGCTTTGAAATGGTTTGCAGTTTTTCTAATAACTCTAGATCAAGGTGTTCTGAGTGCaattaaatatttatgaaGTAATGAAACATAATTATGACCAGTTCGAATTCTAGCAATTCTCAGTTTCTCAGTGGTTCcaaattttcttaaaaaaaatcttttataaAGATTTAGAGCGATTGCAACAAATTGACTATTTCCAAATGCTTGTtgtaaaaaatgcaaatataaCTGAAATTAAATTCCAATTATTTTGAATCTTAAGCAATGGATTCCTTGAAATTTGTGATGTACTGATGTGAGCTTGgcatagaaataaaattttatagaaaatgCTTTGACCAAGAACTATTCGAAATGATATCAATTTCTGGTAAAAGTAGTATATCGAAGTATTAATATTGATAACAGAATTTTACAAAAAGTTGACAATCTTAttataattgaatattttcgtgAACAGTGCAACAACTTTGGGGATCAGTGGTCACTAAAACATGTCGAGTTTGGAATTTGACCAACTTCCTGGAGACATAAGTTTGAACGAGTCGTCTGTGAGTTCAGGGGCAGACAAGTCTCAGGAATCATTGGAGGAGCCTGAAAGTGTTCAACATGCTGATCAAGAGCAACGAGAGAAGCTTGTCAAGCTTCCCGTAGGTAGAATacgaaatattgtaaaaatggATCCTGATGTGAATATTGTTACCGGAGAAGCCATTTTTGCCATTACAAAATCTGTGGTAATTATATTTACTTTAAATGATTGTTATCATAAAGGACAAATGATTCAACATTGGCTCACCTTCCAGGAGCTCTTTATCGATTCGTTGGCCAAGGAAGCATACAAATATACAgcgcaaagtaaaaaaaaaactgttcagAAAAAGGATGTGGAAAGTGCGATAGATAACGTTGATGCTCTCGTTTTTCTCGAAGGAATGTTGGATTCTATGTAATAATTTTCTGTCATGTGGACTccttaaaataaatatttttactatattcacaaatctagTGACACTGTACTGTTAAGATTTTTTtgcaagaaaaattattgtggATGGGAAATAATATCTGGTTCTGGatgttcaagttttttttgagTACCACTTATTTAAAAGAAAGTTAGTGCAGCTGAGGTGACTGAGGAGCAGATTCTGGCTTTCTTAGAAACACTTCACATTTCGAGCGAACAAAAAATtacgcattatttttttacctctTACTTTTCTAGAACAATATAATGGTTTCAGGGAAAAGAGTGCAGAATGATTTTTACCAGAGGTAAAAATTGCACTCAAACCTAAACattccaaataaaaaaattcggatGCAAAATCTACTGAAAAAGCTTCGAATgatcattttaaaaactgTCCAGAAATTTACAAGAGCTACTAGCTTTATTAGAGAATTTGTCTAAATTGGAGCTTTCAATTTATCCTGTGGACTTGCATATTCATATATTCGAGTTTTGATGATGTCTTATCAATATTTAGTACAGATTGAGAGATTCCTaggtataaaaaatgtaaggatCAAGGtatgaatacaaaaaaatcacagcTTTATTCTTTTGCAGAATCAAAATtcgcttgttttttcttttaattactCTTCACTTTTAAACGGGAATGTTTCCCGGattatacattatttttcgtcgagactacgatatttttatatcgtaaGCAGTATCTTATTATACGGGCAATATcgcataaaacattttttaaaaaacaaaatgaaagaaaataagagacaGACGGATAACGACAAAAGAGATAGGGGGCGATCATCAAAGCTTGCATATTGATGAATAATTACACAAAGTGCATCGCTAAGGGatttgtcgagaaaaaaacgaatttccctttcgttttttcacgaaaacagTCTACTTGCGCTTCGCTTTTCGCCGTCGATTCTCACTTTTTGCGTTCGTCTGTTCCCCCGTTGAGCCGGCAGTTCCAGATTTGCTGTGGTTATATAGATTATTCAAGAAGTCTTCGAGATCAGCCTCGCTGTTGAGAAACGGTTAATTCATTgattatctttcattttaacATTTTGTAATTTTGATAGTGGAGATTTGGAATGTACCTTGTACTTGGGTCATTTTGTTGTCTTCTTTTACCACCGCCCGAAGGTTGGGACGGTGGACGTTGCCCCGATACGATCCTGTATTGAACGCTATGCGTATTAGCACGAAGGTGTTTCAGATTACCAGCCTGACAAGCAGCCCATTCTGTAACGTCATACACAGCTCCTTCCATACATGCGTAGTAGTGCCAGAGAAATCCCATTATCCGCGATTCCGCCCAAATGTCACCCTGTTGACAAGCGTATTATCATAAATTAGTCATGATTGTAAAAACAGAATTTagcaatggaatttttttttaaggatcgTTGAGCCATTTTAATGCTCGTTTTATTTCGCAtacatatttttctcgaaaacataATACTTTGCttagaattaaaattttcatatttgacacaatattcaaaaacttttttcaggtAGCTAAATTGTTTTTGCTAAATTACTGGTTTTGGAAATTGTGTCAAAGTAGCATAACgtgatctaaaaaaatgttttaactTTTTTAAATAGAGGATTCtaaatttagaattatttttgCTCGGTAATCGGACTAATTGTGGTACCTCCTTGGCGCTATGACGTATTTTACACTGAGCACAGAAACGTGCCGCGTAGCACGGTCTCGGAGTTGGTACGCGTTTATGCCTGAGTCCACAATTTGTACATCTTATCGTATTTGCTGCTTGTTCCATCTTTCTGTGCAGCTGGCTTAGCAAACCGCTCATTTCACCCCAGGCCGCTTCAACCTGCCATACCTGATCAAATGCTTTTCTACGTTCCTGAAAAAAGTTATCATCAACATTTTATTACACTGTCACTTCATATGGGCTTTTGATAAAAGACAAAAAAGCAtgaaatattagaaatctATTAATTGTAAAGTAGCCATTTTTCTCTGATATAATTTGGGGatagttttttcaaatcgatctGTGAATACTTTTTAAAGAAACAGAATTCGTTGGTTATTTATGTGATAGACTTTGAAATAGAAGGAAACTTACGGGTTCTCCGATGATGTCAAAAGCATGAACCAAtattttaaaagcttcttcAGCCCCGGGTTGACTATTTTTGTCTGGATGCACTAAGAAAGCTTGACGcttgtaatattttttaatgtcaTCGTCGGAGCATGTGGGTGTTACACCGAGGATACTGTAAGGATCTTTGCCTTTACAAGCGAGCAAACGTTTCATAGCTTCTTCACCGGTACTGGGTAGTGCAATATTTGTTTCTAATCCACCATGCATCCAACTTCGGTGCTCTtcgttgttttcgtttttttttgcccTCATTTTTCGCCAAAATGCAAATTTACTGTTGCCAAACCAATCGTCTATACGTTTGCCAAACGTATTTAAAAATTGTATCTTCGAGAATGTTGTTGCCACGTACGTCCAAGAGTATTTTGTATATAATACAGTGTGGTACCATACACCTTTGCCACTAGAAAACGAACACGAAAGGGAATTAGTTTGATAAATTCACATTTATTGTCATCTCGACCTGCCTGCCCCATTTTATCTTCCATCTTTTGTCaatcttttatattttatcaGGTAACTAAAATGATTaataagtgaaaaataaagttatattttcaaatttttttttaatattctaaTTGCAAATCTATTTTTGAGGGAGGTAGAGCAaggaaaatcattttgaataCATGATTCGCCCTGGTACATGtacaaattgaatattttttagttACTTACAATTGGACAACGAGGTTCGTGCTCATGCTCACCACATCGGATATGAGATGGAGGAGCCAGTAGAACATTTTTAGACCAAATTTGCTCCAACGACTCACATACTTATTTAAATGACGACACAAGTCTTTAACCGGTGATTCTCTGTTATCGcgattacgatttttctgtcctttCTTAATCTGTTGAGCCTTTTCTGCATGAAAtcttttcgacgttttttctttgagagtttttttctcatccttGTTAATCTTGTTATTGGCGTGTTGATTTTTACCAATTTTGTCGTTAGAGGTTGATTGATTAAAACTGTTgatattattcaaattattattgATCTGTATGGGACGTTTCTGTGGATTCGTACCGCTTTTAGAGTTGCCATTTTGGAGTTTACAATTGTTCAATGCCTCTGCTGTTCTTTCACACTTTTTCGTTGGTTTtgtattctttttcttttcaaaattgtcAGATCTATTGAACGGATTGATTTCATGAGATTCGAGCTGCGAAGTGAGATTATCAAGAGAGACCCAGCGTCGAGGGAGATTCGAGTTGTTTCTTTCGAAAGCTCTCTTGGGTAACTGAATCTTTGGTGAACCATGGTCATCACTGCCGGACGAATTTTGTCGCTTCAACAGTACAGGTTTGCTcttattttttccacttttatttGTCAACTTTTTTTGTGTTGAAGTGTCTAATTGTGGTTTAACGGGAATGCCAGTTATGGGTGAAATGGGTAAGGGAGGAGATTTTGTTAGTACATCTGAGTATGAAGGTCGCATCGGCTTTACTTCAGCTATCATTCTTGGCTTTTTCTGTTGGGTATCCGGTAAAGTCCTGGGTAATATTTCTGTTGCTTCATTGACTCTTGGGTTGGATTGTGGCACCGGAGTGACATTGGGCGATCCACCAAATGGGCTGTAAGTTCCCGATTGATTGGGTGCCCAATTCCCAACAAGATTGTCAATCAACTGTTTACCGTTAGCATTCTGATTAGTCATTTTGTTATGATGCATTGGTAACTGCTGTTGATCACCGAATAAGCCATATTCCCGATCGATCATTCCTTGATTTGCGTAAGATGTTAGCCCATTCAGTTGACGCTGTTCTGCGACGATTTGTGATGCGTTTCCATAAATGACATCGATATAATTCCCACCTCCAACATCTATCGTTCCCACCAAATCGTTTTTCTCATTGATCCCCAAATGATTGACCGCTTGTGGCGGAAAATACATGGGTTCGGTTCTGTTTGCCTCAAAAGACGCAACATCCTGCATGTAAATTGGAGATGACATTGAATTGATAACACCACTCTGAGAGTCAGTTGCATTTTGTGTCATTGTTGGATTGCTCAGGAAATGCTGCCTTTGTGTGTTGGAGTAGTCACCCCAACTCTGACTCGATGATTGTTGTGGAGACATaccaaattgtacataatggcCTGCCGAGTTTTCCAGATCTGCCGTCATTGCTTCTATTATTTTGTCCAGGGACATTCGCTTGAAACCAGGTGGCAACTGTTGCTGGTGTTGCTGATCCCCCATATCGTATTCGTTTACtgctataaaaaaaagaaatcaattaGTCCCACGAGTGTCACTATTCAACACACTGACTAGACATTTGGTGATGAACTTTTCATCTTTCAATTTTCGAGGTTATGTTTCACAGAAATACTTCATTAGTTATCAAAAAAACTCTTATGTGATATGCATATTGGATATATGGAATACCAAATACGAAGGGACAGCACAACAAGACTCTACAAATTAATTTGATTACAGATCAAATTACCTGCTGCTATATGTAAAGAACAATTACTTGAActttaaggaaaaaaagaaattccaaCGTTAAACATTTTAGTTCTCGTTGCAGAGGATCTTCACAAAAATAACTCCTTATGATACAATCTCACAATCACACTGATTGTCGAAACAATATCATGTTTACACGGTCAGAAACATAACCAAAAATGGTAACTCGCGAATGAGCTATACACGGATGAGGCAAAATGTATTATTGTATTGAACGAAATGTGTGAGAATGTAGTAAAGGGCAACTATATTAACCATATCTTTGAAAACGAATCCTTGTTATTTTATTAAGTTACGGGAATGTATTGCTTGGATCCATAACCAAAAAACAAACGTATTTTGACCAATCGAAACACTGTGGACGTTAtcatggaaagagaaaaatatatgttaCTCACAATCGACGGAGGAATCGTGTCGTGTGTTTCTCCCGTGACGTTATGTCCCTTTGTGTATTATTGAGTATGTATCAAGGCCGTTCCCACATCTTacgctgaattttttttccctcgaatATAAACCTCGTCAATGTTTAGTGGAAAGGTAACACCAATTATTATAACTTTATACATAAATCATGCAGTTCGACGAGAACCGACTATCCATCCTATACAACGTTGAATAGACTGTATTCACCAACGCGCGAGCACGAACGGGTTAggatcttttttattctccatgGGTCTGTGATTGTCTGTGATCGCGCGTGAAGGCATCACCGCTGACCGACACACAcgtatataaaatatatatgtataagcGCTGTGTCTGTGTGTAACGTATCTGCCTACCTGCTACCGTATCGAAGATGGCATCTATTCCAATTTGATAATAGCTAGCAAATggcaattttgaataattcgaaaaaattacacCTGTGTAATCTTATATTgcgaaaaataagttttcaaTCATTATACGTTTACGTGCTTTGGGAATGAGGTTTTACTCCTTCATAAAACATAAAACTAAATGAATagaatttatatattatcTGGAGTGTaaatataaaacaatttttttgcccattttgcAACAAAACTGCAACCGATTTTAAAGAAACGTGATAATAAAATgtgtattggaaaaaaaattcaattagaCTCCAGAATGGAATTTATCTCGATCAATACACACTGATCCATCCGCGTCCGCGGAAGTTTCTCAAGCTAGTCGGTGCGAGTCATGAACTGTGAAAATTATACCCTTATTTTTGTTATCCGTTGACATTAAATTCAACGATGATTATTGGAACACGAATTGTGATTCACGAATATAAgcataaaatattttatagtCAAACTGATTAAACTGAAGATAAATGAAATGATATTTGACTTTCGTTAAAACCGATGATCGGTTTATCAGTAgtttacgatatttttttcaattttatgattcgTATTCCTCCGTCGAACACGAATGCGCGTGTTATTTCGTACAAAACGAGATTACTAAAGTGATGATTAATTTTATCGTCTTCTGGACATCATGACCAAAGAAATCAGGCAGAACAAagatttgaatttatttatacgCTCTAATTGATTcagattcgagaaaaaaataaatgatgaatTTATACATCACAAGTGCATCCCTGGTGGGGATCGAACCCACGACCTTTGGATTAGAAGTCCAACGCGCTATCCTCTGCGCCACAGGGACTTGGTGATGTCAAGTCGAACGATTTACTATAGAAATTGATTTACCAATTTTTGGTTTATTATAGATGGCGCTTAATTTAACATCCCTTATATTTGCAGTGCCGTACATGGATATTAattaagttttttcatttttccggtAAAACggaaatgaaaacttttttcatcatcagCTCATGGCAAATATCAGCATCATATTTTCCGAAGAATATATTATTTCTGCGTTCATATTTTCTATAATCGAAGTTTTCACATCTTTGTTAAAACACACGTGTATAATCCATTGAAGTTCACGAAAAGTTCAATAATGTAATCGAATTTGCTATATATATGAGCAGAAAAACATCTATCAGGCATATTTTATACACGAAACGTTGACGAAAtgttcgattaatttttcatcaatagcTATAATTGATTTCGTTATTACTTGTTGGGATCgaatcacgaaaaatattattttgtatattgaattataaaattttaatattgttgtagtaaaataaaataaaaaatcgtagaaaTCTTTCACACTGCGAAAAACGTGATGTCATATCTACTCACTTGTAATCGTGAATAATGGCGATTCCTGgtttaaataaatgcaaaaaaacTACCCAGCAAATGGATATCGTTTTCCGTGCAtcgttatttttgtaaattaaatCGTGTGAGCGTGCGGGTCTATGaaaattcgtatatatatttgaATTGAAGACTTTCATGCcttttgtacgaaaaaaaaacatgattttcaaattcgttgttttttcaataattgaaacagtcaagaatataaaatatatacgtatattcatgttgtgtgcgtgtgtgtgtgttgtgtgtttctatatatataaacatagaAACGTGTCGTATCATCTTTTACGATCATAAATATATCGAGAAACGACAATACGTTAGAGGTGCCCCCTCGGGACGTTTGTGAGCAACGCTCCTGTGTTTTACATTCGCGTAGTCAACACAACGGTGACTGCGGTCGTCGAGGGTTTCTCGGGGGGTATGTAACGTCGGGTAAAGTGTAATGTACGGGGGTTAGGGTAAGGaataagtgagaagtaaaataGACTTTATATATAGACGTTGAGTTGGGAGTTGATTGATAAAAAGAACGAATGGTGCAACAGCGAAGGGTTTATGTGGtgaatttgattaattt
It encodes:
- the PolE4 gene encoding DNA polymerase epsilon subunit 4, giving the protein MSSLEFDQLPGDISLNESSVSSGADKSQESLEEPESVQHADQEQREKLVKLPVGRIRNIVKMDPDVNIVTGEAIFAITKSVELFIDSLAKEAYKYTAQSKKKTVQKKDVESAIDNVDALVFLEGMLDSM
- the LOC122415663 gene encoding dnaJ homolog dnj-5, with product MGDQQHQQQLPPGFKRMSLDKIIEAMTADLENSAGHYVQFGMSPQQSSSQSWGDYSNTQRQHFLSNPTMTQNATDSQSGVINSMSSPIYMQDVASFEANRTEPMYFPPQAVNHLGINEKNDLVGTIDVGGGNYIDVIYGNASQIVAEQRQLNGLTSYANQGMIDREYGLFGDQQQLPMHHNKMTNQNANGKQLIDNLVGNWAPNQSGTYSPFGGSPNVTPVPQSNPRVNEATEILPRTLPDTQQKKPRMIAEVKPMRPSYSDVLTKSPPLPISPITGIPVKPQLDTSTQKKLTNKSGKNKSKPVLLKRQNSSGSDDHGSPKIQLPKRAFERNNSNLPRRWVSLDNLTSQLESHEINPFNRSDNFEKKKNTKPTKKCERTAEALNNCKLQNGNSKSGTNPQKRPIQINNNLNNINSFNQSTSNDKIGKNQHANNKINKDEKKTLKEKTSKRFHAEKAQQIKKGQKNRNRDNRESPVKDLCRHLNKYVSRWSKFGLKMFYWLLHLISDVVSMSTNLVVQFGKGVWYHTVLYTKYSWTYVATTFSKIQFLNTFGKRIDDWFGNSKFAFWRKMRAKKNENNEEHRSWMHGGLETNIALPSTGEEAMKRLLACKGKDPYSILGVTPTCSDDDIKKYYKRQAFLVHPDKNSQPGAEEAFKILVHAFDIIGEPERRKAFDQVWQVEAAWGEMSGLLSQLHRKMEQAANTIRCTNCGLRHKRVPTPRPCYAARFCAQCKIRHSAKEGDIWAESRIMGFLWHYYACMEGAVYDVTEWAACQAGNLKHLRANTHSVQYRIVSGQRPPSQPSGGGKRRQQNDPSTSEADLEDFLNNLYNHSKSGTAGSTGEQTNAKSENRRRKAKRK